In the genome of Paenibacillus sp. FSL R5-0766, one region contains:
- a CDS encoding heparinase II/III family protein codes for MEKLSRPELATLYTDLKAYGERALNEPPMPSLSFRLYRQFSDRGERKAYEEAYFDRRGRLAATAMLALDKARPDALQALEEMLWDVCGEYTWCLPAHLGTGEVNQVNGNIDLFAAETVHMLAEIVTIHAERLDRLVIERISSEAERRIFTLLYREQRKFHWQTADHNWSAVCGGCCGMAALLLLEDESTLQESISHTVSCMNAFLSGYGEDGGCAEGIGYWVYGFGYFTYYAEMLREYSEGELDLLTGSKITAISAFPLRVHLSGGTYVNYSDSSEQEEIPSGLISLLASRVGLQIDLPLHIPLFTDDPCHRWAHMLRNVMWSDPAVYGDEGAPGQAERGFIFQNLGWMIAKGPFDSPDTKHANGAPLHVAISVKGGHNDEPHNHNDLGQFIIHCGGENILCDPGAGLYTQAYFAPGREQLLHISSSGHNVPLIEGQEQSSGRQAQAHVLEAKLAEGGGELNTTLDLTSAYSGAASLARYTRQLHWKMASGGSRKGSELRLIDRFQWKSSMVSSAERFSSVDDSDAGCSSVVERWMSRVQPEVVKSGNLRWQGVHGTVHMTYDANQWQVFTEAVDTVDHDNVPVTFYRTSLSWTGVIDETDVRIERSDPLETVCEVRFIIEPKMGETEVSMRE; via the coding sequence TTGGAGAAGTTATCCCGGCCTGAATTGGCTACGTTATACACAGACTTGAAGGCTTACGGTGAACGTGCCTTGAATGAACCACCCATGCCTTCCTTGTCGTTCCGTCTATATCGACAGTTCAGCGATAGGGGTGAGCGAAAAGCCTATGAAGAGGCTTATTTCGATCGAAGGGGCAGACTTGCTGCTACGGCGATGCTCGCCTTGGACAAGGCTAGGCCGGATGCACTGCAAGCGCTGGAAGAAATGTTGTGGGACGTGTGTGGTGAGTATACGTGGTGTTTGCCCGCGCATTTGGGTACGGGAGAGGTCAACCAGGTGAATGGGAACATCGATCTGTTCGCTGCAGAGACGGTACATATGCTGGCCGAGATTGTGACCATTCACGCCGAGCGGCTGGATCGCCTTGTCATAGAACGGATCAGCTCTGAAGCAGAACGGCGAATCTTCACTCTGCTTTACCGGGAGCAACGGAAGTTCCACTGGCAGACAGCGGATCACAACTGGTCGGCGGTCTGTGGTGGGTGCTGTGGCATGGCCGCATTGTTGCTGCTCGAGGATGAGTCCACACTACAGGAATCGATCTCCCATACGGTCAGCTGTATGAACGCATTCCTGAGCGGTTATGGAGAGGATGGCGGCTGTGCCGAAGGCATTGGATATTGGGTATATGGATTTGGTTATTTCACCTATTATGCCGAGATGCTTCGTGAGTACAGTGAGGGCGAACTAGATCTGCTGACGGGTTCCAAAATAACAGCTATCTCAGCCTTCCCGCTGCGAGTTCATCTGTCTGGCGGCACATATGTGAATTATTCGGACAGTTCCGAACAGGAAGAGATCCCTTCCGGATTAATCTCCCTGCTTGCATCCCGGGTTGGGTTGCAGATAGATCTTCCGCTTCATATTCCACTGTTTACCGATGATCCCTGTCATCGTTGGGCTCATATGCTGCGGAACGTGATGTGGAGCGATCCGGCAGTGTACGGTGATGAAGGTGCCCCTGGGCAGGCTGAACGAGGATTTATTTTTCAAAATCTGGGCTGGATGATTGCAAAAGGACCGTTCGATTCTCCGGATACAAAACATGCGAACGGCGCACCCCTTCATGTGGCTATTTCCGTTAAAGGCGGACATAACGATGAACCTCACAACCATAATGATCTGGGGCAGTTCATTATCCATTGCGGTGGTGAGAATATTCTGTGTGATCCAGGAGCAGGGTTGTATACCCAAGCGTATTTTGCACCAGGTAGAGAGCAGTTGTTACACATCTCGTCATCCGGGCATAACGTTCCGCTCATTGAAGGCCAGGAGCAAAGTTCGGGCCGACAAGCGCAAGCCCATGTGTTAGAGGCAAAGCTGGCAGAGGGTGGCGGTGAGCTGAATACAACATTGGATCTGACATCCGCATACTCTGGGGCAGCTTCACTGGCTCGTTATACGCGCCAACTTCATTGGAAGATGGCTTCTGGTGGTAGCAGGAAGGGATCGGAATTGCGTCTGATTGATCGGTTTCAATGGAAGAGCAGCATGGTGTCTTCGGCAGAAAGATTCTCTTCGGTGGATGATTCAGATGCAGGATGTTCGAGCGTAGTGGAGCGCTGGATGAGCAGAGTACAACCTGAAGTGGTGAAGAGCGGTAATCTTCGCTGGCAAGGTGTACATGGAACCGTCCATATGACGTATGATGCGAACCAGTGGCAAGTCTTTACGGAGGCAGTGGACACAGTTGATCATGACAATGTTCCAGTCACATTCTATCGGACGTCACTATCATGGACAGGTGTGATTGATGAGACGGATGTTCGGATAGAACGCTCTGATCCGCTTGAAACGGTATGTGAGGTGCGCTTCATTATTGAACCGAAAATGGGAGAAACCGAGGTGAGCATGCGTGAGTAA